The genomic region ACTGTTTGAGCAGACTGGTCATCTTTCGCACTACGCCGAGAGCATGTATCCGCCGATGGAGATGGAGGGTGTGCGTTACTATATGAAACCGATGAACTGCCCATTCCATCACAAGATTTTTGATAGCAAGCCGCGTAGCTACCGTGATTTGCCGCTTCGCTTGGGCGAATATGGCACCTGCTATCGTTTTGAAAAGAGTGGCGAACTCTTTGGTCTCATGCGGGTGCGCTCCATGCAGATGAATGACGCACACATTTACTGCTCAGAGGAACAGTTTGAAGAAGAGTTCATGGGGGTTGTCGACCTATACCTCGAATATTTCCGGATCTTCGGTGTCGAGAAATATGTGATGCGTCTGAGTACACACCACAAGACTGGTCTCGGCAAAAAGTATATCGACAATGAACCGATGTGGCTCAAAACCGAAGAGATGGTTCGTAACGCGATGAGGAATGGTAATGTGCCTTTCGTGGAGGTTCCTGACGAAGCTGCGTTCTACGGTCCCAAAATTGACGTACAGATTTGGAGTGCTATTGGCAGGGAGTTTAGCCTTGCCACGAATCAGGTTGATTTTGCTGTGCCGGCGCGATGTGATCTGAGTTTTGTTAATAGTGCCGGTGAGTCTGAAATCCCAATATGTCTCCATCGTGCGCCGCTGGGCACGCACGAGCGGATGATCGGTTTCCTGCTTGAGCATTATGCCGGTAAATTTCCTGTCTGGCTCTCGCCGGAACATGCGCGGGTGATTCCAATCAACGACAGCCACAACGACTATGCTCAGAAAATTGCTGAACGGTTGAGAGAAGCCAAAATTCGTGCACAAGCGGATCTTGGTCCTGACCGCATGAATGCGAAAATCCGTCAAGCCCAGTTGATGCAGGTGCCCTATATGCTCGTGGTTGGTGACAGAGAGGTTGAAGGCAGCACGGTTTCTGTCCGTAAACGAGATGGAGCGCGTCAGAACGGTTTGCCTGTGGAAGAATTTGTAGCCGCTGTCCAAGAACGCATTGCAACCCGGTCTAATCAGCTTTAGGAAGATGCAGAAAAAAGGCTTCTAACGCAAAGACGCCAA from Candidatus Poribacteria bacterium harbors:
- a CDS encoding threonine--tRNA ligase: MENSDKDLLYKIRHSTAHVMAQAVIELYPEAKLAIGPPIENGFYYDFDLGSDSDGKPLTFSPEDLKKIEKRMRQIVAGKHEFNYQELSADEARELFKDQPYKLELIDGLIEGDADEYGTAINETPVLSTYRQDTFEDLCRGPHVGDTGEIRPDAFKLLTVAGAYWRGDENSAMLQRIYGTAWHTKDELKQHLQMLEEARKRDHRKLGRDLEIFIFDEDVGPGLPLWLPNGGIVIEELEGLAKEMEAKRGYDRVRTPHLAKDALFEQTGHLSHYAESMYPPMEMEGVRYYMKPMNCPFHHKIFDSKPRSYRDLPLRLGEYGTCYRFEKSGELFGLMRVRSMQMNDAHIYCSEEQFEEEFMGVVDLYLEYFRIFGVEKYVMRLSTHHKTGLGKKYIDNEPMWLKTEEMVRNAMRNGNVPFVEVPDEAAFYGPKIDVQIWSAIGREFSLATNQVDFAVPARCDLSFVNSAGESEIPICLHRAPLGTHERMIGFLLEHYAGKFPVWLSPEHARVIPINDSHNDYAQKIAERLREAKIRAQADLGPDRMNAKIRQAQLMQVPYMLVVGDREVEGSTVSVRKRDGARQNGLPVEEFVAAVQERIATRSNQL